From the Streptomyces sp. KMM 9044 genome, one window contains:
- a CDS encoding F0F1 ATP synthase subunit gamma: MGAQLRVYKRRIRSVTATKKITKAMEMIAASRVVKAQRKVRSSSPYARELTRAVTAVGTGSDAKHPLTTEAENPTRAAVLLLTSDRGLAGAFNSNAIKAAEQLTERLEREGQEVDTYIVGRRGLAHYNFRERTVAESFTGFTDEPSYADAKKVAAPLIEAIEKDTADGGVDELHIVYTEFVSMMTQTALGSRLLPLRLDEVAKESSTKDEILPLYDFEPSAEDVLDALLPRYVESRIYNALLQSAASKHAATRRAMKSATDNAGELINTLSRLANAARQAEITQEISEIVGGAGALADANAGSDNS, encoded by the coding sequence ATGGGAGCCCAGCTCCGGGTCTACAAGCGTCGCATCCGATCCGTCACCGCGACCAAGAAGATCACCAAGGCGATGGAGATGATCGCCGCCTCGCGCGTCGTCAAGGCGCAGCGCAAGGTGCGGTCCTCCTCGCCGTACGCCCGGGAACTGACCCGTGCGGTCACGGCGGTCGGCACCGGTTCGGACGCCAAGCACCCGCTGACGACGGAGGCGGAGAACCCGACCCGTGCCGCGGTCCTGCTCCTCACGAGCGACCGCGGCCTGGCCGGCGCCTTCAACTCCAACGCCATCAAGGCGGCGGAGCAGCTCACCGAGCGCCTTGAGCGCGAGGGCCAGGAGGTCGACACGTACATCGTCGGCCGTCGCGGGCTCGCGCACTACAACTTCCGCGAGCGCACGGTCGCGGAGTCGTTCACGGGCTTCACCGACGAGCCCTCGTACGCGGACGCCAAGAAGGTCGCGGCGCCGCTCATCGAGGCCATCGAGAAGGACACGGCGGACGGCGGCGTGGACGAACTCCACATCGTCTACACCGAGTTCGTCTCGATGATGACGCAGACCGCGCTCGGCTCCCGGCTGCTTCCGCTGCGCCTCGACGAGGTCGCCAAGGAGTCGTCCACCAAGGACGAGATCCTTCCGCTGTACGACTTCGAGCCCTCGGCGGAGGACGTCCTCGACGCCCTGCTGCCGCGCTACGTGGAGAGCCGTATCTACAACGCGCTGCTCCAGTCGGCCGCTTCGAAGCACGCTGCCACGCGGCGCGCGATGAAGTCGGCCACCGACAACGCGGGCGAGCTGATCAACACGCTCTCCCGTCTTGCCAACGCGGCCCGCCAGGCCGAAATCACCCAGGAAATCAGCGAGATCGTCGGTGGCGCAGGCGCTCTGGCCGACGCAAACGCGGGGAGTGACAATTCATGA